The Allostreptomyces psammosilenae sequence CTGGCCCTCGTCGGACCGAACGGCGCCCTGGGCGTCGACCTGTACGGGACGGTCTGGGCGATCCTCGCCGCCCACGTCTTCTTCAACTACGCCGTGGTGGTCCGCACCGTGGGCGGGCTCTGGGCCCATCTCGACCCCCGCCAGGAACAGGCCGCCCAGGTCCTCGGCGCCTCCCGCTGGCGCGCCTGGCGCAGCGTCACCCTGCCCGCCCTCGCCCCCGCCGTCGGCGCCGCCGCGCTGCTGGTGTTCCTGTTCACCTTCACCTCCTTCGGCGTCATCCAGATCCTGGGCGGACCGCGGATCTCCACCCTGGAGACCGAGATCTACCGGCAGACCGCCCAGCTCCTCGACCTCCCCACCGCCGCCGTCCTCACCCTGCTCCAGTTCGGCGCCGTCTGCCTGATGCTGCTGGTACAGGCGCGCCTCGCCCGCCGCCGCGAGACCGCCCTCACCCTGGTCAGTGCCCGGCACGCGGCCCGCCGCCCACGCGGCCGGGCCCAGTGGGCCTTCCTCGCCGGCAACGTCGTGGTCATCGTGGTGCTGCTGGTGCTCCCGCTGGCCGTCCTGGTCGAGCGCTCCCTGCGCGCCGCGGACGGCGGCCACGGACTCCAGTTCTACCGGGCGCTGCTGAGCGGCGGAGCCGACAGCACCCTGTACGTCCCGGCCGTCGAGACCCTGCGGACCTCCCTCGGCTACGCCTTCCAGGCCACCGCCATCGCCCTCGTCGTCGGCGGTCTGGCCGCCGCCGCGCTCACCCGCGGAGCCGGCCGCCTGGTCCGCGGCTTCGACGCGCTGCTGATGCTGCCGCTCGGCACCTCCGCCGTCACCGTCGGCTTCGGCTTCCTCGTCGCCCTCGACCAGCCCCCGCTCGACCTGCGCTCCTCGCCCTGGCTCGTCCCCCTCGCCCAGGCCCTGGTCGGCATCCCCTTCGTGGTGCGCACCATGCTCCCCGTGCTGCGCGCCGTCGATCCGCGCCTGCGGGAGGCCGCCGCCGTGCTCGGCGCCTCCCCCTGGCGGGCCTGGCGCGCCGTGGACCTGCCGATGGCCTGGCGCGCCGTCACCGTCTCCGCCGGCTTCGCCTTCGCCGTCTCGCTCGGCGAGTTCGGCGCCACGATCTTCATCGCCCGCGCCGACGCCCCCACCGTGCCCGTCGCCATCTCCCGGCTGCTCGGCCGCGCCGGCGAGATGAACAGCGGCCAGGCCATGGCGCTCTCCGTCCTGCTGATGGTCGTCTGCGCGGCCGTCGTGCTCGTGCTGGAGAGAATCCGCATCGACCGCTCCGAGGACTTCTGACCATGCCGCCCGCCGCCACCGACGCCCCACTGCTGGAACTGCGCCACGTCAGCGCCCGCTACCCCGACGCCGCCCCCGACAGCTACGCCCTCCGCGACGTCGACCTCACCGTGCACGCCGGCGAGGTCGTCACCGTGCTCGGCCCCAGCGGCGGCGGCAAGTCCACGCTGCTCCGCCTCGTCGCGGGCCTGGAGACCCCCTCCGCCGGCGCCGTGCTCCTCGACGGGCTGGACCAGCGCGACATCCCGACCCACCGGCGCGGCGTCGGCCTGATGTTCCAGGACCACGCCCTCTTCCCGCAGCGCGACGTCGCCGGAAACATCGCCTTCGGCCTCGGCACCCGCCGCCGCGGCGACCGCCCCGACCCCACCGAGCGCCGCGCCGTCGTCGACCGGCTCCTGGACCTCGTCGGCCTGGCCGGCTACGCCGACCGCCCGGTGGCGGCGCTCTCCGGCGGCGAGCAGCAGCGGGTGGCGCTCGCCCGCGCCCTCGCGCCCGGCCCGCGCCTGCTGATGCTCGACGAACCCCTGGGGCAGCTCGACCGAGCCCTGCGCGAACGGCTCGTCCTCGAACTGCGCGAGCTCTTCGTGAAGCTCGGCACCACCGTCCTGGCCGTCACCCACGACCAGGGCGAGGCCTTCGCGATGTCCGACCGCGTGGTGGTGATGCGCGCCGGGCGCGTCGTGCAGAGCGGCACCCCGCAGGAGGTGTGGCTCCGCCCGGCCTCGCCCTTCGTCGCCCGCTTCCTCGGCTTCGACAACGTCGTACCGGTGCGGCGGATCCAGCGCGGCGTCGCCGAGACGCCGTGGGGCCCGGTCCCGGTGGCCGACCCCCAGGACCCCGACGCCGCCCCCGGGCCGAGTGGGCGGCACCTCCTGGTGCGCCCGGACGGCGTGCTGCTCGCACCGGCCGACGCGGGCGCCGGCCAGCCGCACGCCGACGGTCCCGCCGACGCCCCCTCGGCCCTGCGTGCCACCGTCGTCGCCCACACCTTCCGCGGCGACCACGTCGGCATCGTCCTGCGCCCCGAGCGCGGCCCCCGCCTGGAGGCCGCCGCCCGCCTCCGGGACGCCCCACCCGAGGGGGCGACCGTGACGGTGCGCTTCGACCCCGCCGAGACCGTCCTCCTCCACGCCTCACCCGAAGACTCCCCCTGAGCCGCCCCCGCCCCCGCTCGCCCCGGCCCGACCCGACCCCCGGCTCCGTCGTCCCCGGCCGCGGCGCTCCGGCACGAGAAAACGCCGCGCGGCCGGGCCCTTCCGAGAGCCCGGCCGCGCGGCGTCCTGTCGTCGCGTCCCCGATCCGCCCCTAGGCGAGCGGAGTCCTTCCCGCCGTCACTCCTCGCCGGCGGCGACCAGCAGCTTGCGCAGGTGCTCCGCCGCCTCGCCCACCGGCACCGAGACGGTCTGGCCGGTGGCCCGCACGGTGACCTCCACCGTGCCCTCGGCCAGCCCGCGCGCGCCCACGGTGATCCGGAACGGGATGCCCACCAGCTCGATGTCGCGGAACTTCACGCCCGGGCGCTCGTTGCGGTCGTCCAGGACGACGTCCACGCGCTCCCGGCGCAGCTGCTCGTACAGCTCCTCGGCGGCCTTGACCACCGCCTCGTCCTTGGTGCTCAGCGCCACGACCGCCACCTCGAAGGGGGCCACGCTGACCGGCCAGATGATGCCGGATTCGTCGTGGTGCGTTTCGACGACCGCCGCCATCGCGCGCTCCACGCCGATGCCGTAGCTGCCCATGATGGGCACCACGCGCTCGCCCTCCTGACCGAGGACGGAGACCCCGAGGGTCTCGGTGTACTTGCGTCCCAGCTTGAAGATGTGGCCGACCTCGACGGTGCGCACCACCTGCAGCGGCGTGCCGCAGGTGGGGCAGGGCTCGTCCGCGGTCACCTCGCGCAGGTCCGCCCAGCGCTCCACCGCGATGTCGCGCTCCACGTCGACGCCGCGCACGTGGACGCCGTCCGTGTTGGCGCCGGTGGTCATGTCACGGCGGCCCCGCAGCGCCTCGTCGGCGATGACCGGCAGGTCCTTGACGCCCACGGCGCCCAGGCTGCCCGGCGAGGCGCCCAGCGCCTCCTTGATCTCCTCCGGACGCGCGGGCCGGACGGCCGTGGCACCGGTGAAGTCGATGAGCTTCTGCTCCACCAGGTTGTGGTCACCGCGCACCAGCACCAGGGTGAGGCGGTCGTCCACCACGTACACCAGGGTCTTGATCTGCCGGTCGGCCGCGACGTCGTGCCGGCGCACCAGGTCCTCGATGGTGCGGACGTCCGGCGTGTCGAACCGCTCCGGCGCCGGCAGGCCCGGGCCGTCCTCGACGGCGGCCAGCCGGGAGGTGGCCTTCTCCACGTTGGCGGCGTAACCGCAGGACGGGCAGTGCACGACCAGGTCCTCGCCGGCCTCGGTCGGGCACATGAACTCCACCGAGGCGCTGCCGCCCATGGTTCCGCTGGAGGCCTGCACCGGGATGGCCGGCACCCGGAGCCGGGCGAAGATCCGCTGGTACGCCTCGTGGTGGAGGTCGAAGGAGCGGTCCAGCCCCGCCTCGTCGGCGTCGAAGCTGTAGGAGTCCTTCATGGTGAACTCGCGGACCCGGATCAGGCCGCTCTTCGGCCGCGGCTCGTCGCGGAACTTGGTCTGGAACTGGTACCAGACCTGCGGGAGGTCCCGGTACGACCGCAGCTCGTCGGCCACGGTCGTGAAGATCTCCTCATGGGTCATGCCCAGGGCGATGTCGGCTCCCTTGCGGTCCTTGAGCCGGAACATCTCCTCGCCCATGACGTCCCAGCGACCGCTGCGGTGCCAGATGTCCGCCGGGTGCATGGTCGGCAGGATGAACTCCTGGGCGCCGATCCGGGACATCTCCTCGCGGATGACGTCCACGATCTTGGCGCGCACCCGCACGGCGAGCGGCAGCAGGGAGTAGTGCCCGGCCATGAGCTGGCGGATGAAGCCGCCGCGCACGAGCAGGCGGTGGCTGACCGCGTCGGCGTCTGCGGGGTCCTCGCGGAGAGTGGGCACGTAGAGCTGGGACCAGCGCATGGACTCAAGGGCCTTCGTCTAGGGGTTCTGGAGAGGCGTCGCATTCTAGTCCCGCCGTTCGTCGCCGCCCTCACGGACGACCGCCCCGCGCGCGGGTGACCACGCGGGTGGCCACAACGGCCCCGGAGCACGGCCGTGCTCCCCGTGCATCTGCACGAGCATCCTGGCCGAGGCGCGCCGCCGCCGCCCGGCGGCCCTCCGGAGGCCCGGTTACGCCCCGGTAGCGCCCGCGCACGCACGGCAGTGTGACGGGGTCACTACATGATCGGGATCCGTGAAAGCAAGGCGCTCCCGAGACGACTGCCTCTGGCGGCTCCACCTATTGGTGCAGGCGGGGCGCAGTGGGCGCAGTCAGGGAGGCGTTGATATCGAAATGGCGTCGAAGTCGGGACCAAGGTCCCGAACGACGGGGGTCCTAAGGCCTGTGGAAACGTTTCCGCGAACTGTCACGAGTTTTTTCGGCCAGAACCCCGGCGGAAAGGAACCCTCCGCCCCCCGGTGATCGTTGACACGGATGTGAGCACGACACCACCTGTCCTCGCGGCCGAACTCGCCGCGGCATGGAAGGACATCCAGCGGAATCACCCGGAACTGCCCGATCTGGCCGCTCCCGAGTCGCTGATCGGCGAGGCCTCCACGGCCTGCGGCACCGAGCTGACCTTCACCCGGCTGCTGCACGAGGCCGTCCACGGCCTCGCCGCCGTCCGCGGAATCAGGGACACCTCCAGAGCGGGCCGATACCACAACCGCCGGTTCCTCGCGGTCGCCGACGAGCTCGGGCTCGACCATGACGCGGACCCGCACCCCAGCAGTGGGTTCTCCCTCGTGACGATGCGCCGGGAGACCCGTCTGCGCTACGCCGACACCATCGCCCGCCTCGAACAGGCCGTGCGCGACCACTTCGCCGTCAACAGCGGGGACGAGGTCGGCCGTGCCTTCCGGGGACCGGCGGACCGACACACCTCCTCCGGAGGCGGCATCCGCGTGAAGGCCGTCTGCGGCTGCGGGCGCAACGTCCGCGTCGTCCCGTCCGTCCTCGCCCAGGCCCCGATCTTCTGCGGAGGGTGCGGCAAGCCCTTCGCCATCGAGGCCGACGCCATGGCGGAGCGCGACACCCCGCGCACCCGCCACGCCCGGCGCAAGCCGAGCAGATCCGCGGCCTGACCGCGACAACCGATCGGGGGGGAGGGAGGGGCACCGGAACTCGCGAGGGGGCGAGTCCACCACGAGCAAGGGTCACAGGGGGCCAGATAACCGGAGGGTGGCTCCGGGCCTGTCCGCCGGGCGCTACGCGGCGCACCGTGCTGGCCGGTCCGGAACCACCCTCCCCGTCTGTCCGCGCCCGGTGCGACCGGGGTCCGCATGTGCCGCCCGCCCCGCCGCCCCGCCCCGCCGACGGCCCGGGTCCCACCCCCGGTGGCGCCGGCGGCGTCCTGATTGGGACGCGGAGGGCCCGTCTGGCAGAATGGACGGCCGTACCCGGCAGCCGAGTAGGACCCCTCTCTCCGTCGGCTGGCGTGTCCGTCGGGCAGCGGGTACCAGAAACCCCACCTGGCGATCCGCTCGCCCACCCACGTCAAGACCAGGAGACATCCACACCCGTGGCAGTCAAGATCAAGCTCAAGCGTCTCGGCAAGATCCGTTCCCCGCACTACCGCATCATCGTGGCCGACGCGCGCACCAAGCGCGACGGCCGCGCGATCGAGGAGCTCGGCCTGTACCACCCGGTGCAGAACCCCTCCCGGATCGAGGTGGACTCCGAGCGCGTGCAGTACTGGCTCGGTGTCGGCGCCCAGCCCACCGAGGCCGTCGAGGCCATCCTGAAGGTCACCGGTGACTGGCAGAAGTTCAAGGGCCTGCCCGCTCCGGAGCCGATGAAGGTCGCCGAGCCGAAGACCCGCGACTTCAGCCACCTCTTCGAGGCCGCCGTCAGCGGCGCCGACGACGAGGGCAAGGGCGAGGCCATCACCCAGAAGGCCAAGAAGTCCGACAAGAAGGCCGACGAGGCGGAGTCCGCCGAGTCCGCCTCCTCCGAGGGCTGAGCATGCTCGAAGAAGCCCTCGACCACCTGGTGAAGGGCATCGTCGAGCACCCCGACGACGTGCAGGTCAGCGCCCGCGACCTGCGCCGGGGGCGTGTGCTGGAGGTCCGCGTCCACCCCGACGACCTGGGCAAGGTCATCGGTCGGCAGGGCCGGACGGCACGCGCGCTGCGCACCGTCGTCGGTGCGCTCGGCGGCCGTAACGTCCGCGTCGACCTCGTCGACGTCGACCAGGTCCGCTGATCGTCCACCCACGGACACGCCGAGGGGCCGGGAACCGGAGCACCAACCGGTTCCCGGCCCCTCAGCGTTCGCCCGACGCCGGCCCCGCCCCGGCGGCCCGTCCGGAAGCAGGCGGGAACACAACGAGGAGACCCAGACAGTGCAACTTGTCGTCGGCCGCATCGGCCGGGCCCACGGCATCCGCGGCGAGGTCACCGTCGAGGTGCGCACCGACGAGCCCGAGCACCGGCTCGCGCCCGGGGCCGTCCTGCTCACCGACCCGCCCTCCGCCGGCCCGCTGACCGTCGCCACCGGGCGGGTGCACAGCGGGCGGCTCCTGCTGCGCTTCGAGGGCGTGGCCGACCGCACCGCCGCCGAGGCGCTGCGCAACACCCTGCTGATCGCCGAGGTGGACCCCGAGGAGACCCCCGAGGACCCCGAGGAGTTCTACGACCACCAGCTCATCGGCCTGGACGCGGTCACCGTGGACGGCTCCGCGGTCGGCGAGGTCGAGCAGGTGATCCACCTGCCCTACCAGGACCTGCTGCAGGTGCGCCGCCCGGACGGCCGGGAGGTCCTCGTGCCGTTCGTCGCGGAGCTCGTCCCCGAGGTGGACCTGGCCGGCTCCCGGGTCGTGCTGGACCCCCCGCCCGGGCTGATCGACCCGCTGCCGGAGGAGGACTCCGAGACGGCCGGAGCCGCGGGCACCGCGGAGGCGGCGGAAGAGGCGGGCACCGAGGGCGACGCCGCCCCGGACGAGCGGTCCTGAAGCGGCCGGCGGAGGAGAACAGCGCACGTGCGCATCGACGTCATCACCATCTTCCCCGAGTACCTGGAGCCGCTGGACGTCTCCCTGGTCGGCAAGGCGCGCGAGAAGGGCATCCTCGACGTGCGCCTGCACCAGCTGCGCGACTGGACCCACGACGTCCACCACACCGTGGACGACACGCCCTACGGCGGCGGCCCCGGCATGGTCATGAAGCCCGAGCCGTGGGCCAGCGCCCTGGACACCGTCGCCCCGCCCGGCGCCACCGTCCCCGGCACGGACGGCGCCCCGGCCGAGGGGCCGTGCCTGATCGTCCCCACGCCCAGCGGCCGACCCTTCACCCAAGCGGTGGCCGTCGAACTGGCGGCCCGCCCCTGGCTGGTCTTCGCCCCCGCCCGCTACGAGGGCATCGACCGCCGGGTCATCGACGACGCCGCCACCCGCATGCCCGTCCACGAGCTCTCCATCGGCGACTACGTGCTCGCCGGCGGGGAGGTGGCCGTGCTGGTGATGGTGGAGGCGATCGCCCGGCTGCTGCCCGGCGTGCTCGGCAACGTGGAGTCCGCCCGCGACGACTCCTTCGCCGCCGGCCGCATGGAGAAGCTCCTGGAGGGCCCCGTCTACACCAAGCCCGCGCGCTGGCGGGACCGCGAAGTCCCCGAGGTGCTGCTGAGCGGACACCACGGGAAGATCGCCCGCTGGCGGCGCGACGAGGCGCTGCGCCGCACCGCCGCCCACCGCCCCGACCTCGTCGCCGCCTTCCGCCCGGAGGAACTGGACCGCCGGGACCGCGAGGTCCTCGCCGAGCTCGGCTGGCACGAGCGGGACGGCCGGTTCACGCCCACCTCGGACGGTGTGGAAGAATAGGCCGCTGCTGCCCGTCGGAACGACGGCACCCGAGACAGCCCCCAGCGGGGGAGCCGGACCGGGCGCCACCGACACCCGGCGCGGACGGCCCCACCACCATCACCCCGCGGGTGCGCCCTCGTGCGCCCCACGCCCGCGGGCGTCGACGGAAAGGGCCGTCGCGGCGGCCGGTGCCCCTGCCACGGGGGGAACACCAGCCGACCGGGGTGCCGGCAGCGCGGTCGAACCAAACCACCCATTTCCGTGGGCGACCCGTGGCGCCCGCGAGGAGAGCAGCGGTCATGAACCTGCTTGACGTCGTCGACTCCGCCTCGCTGCGGTCCGACATCCCGGCCTTCCGCCCCGGCGACACCCTGAAGGTGCACGTGCGGGTCGTCGAGGGCAACCGCTCCCGCGTCCAGATCTTCCAGGGCGTGGTCATCCGCCGCCAGGGCGCCGGCGTGCGCGAGACCTTCACCGTCCGCAAGGTCAGCTTCGGTGTCGGCGTCGAGCGCACCTTCCCGGTGCACACCCCGATCGTGGAGAAGATCGAGGTCGTCACCCGCGGTGCGGTCCGTCGCGCCAAGCTGTACTACCTGCGTGACCTGCGCGGCAAGGCCGCGAAGATCAAGGAGAAGCGCGACGAGTCGGGTCGCGCCGCGCGCTGAACCCCCTTCGCGCGCCCTTCACGATGCGGCCACCGAGCCGCCTGGCGGGTCGCGCGGATGGCGCATCCGAGTGATCGGTCAACCGACGAGTCGGGCTAGGCTCTGACGTTGATGGAGACAGACGAGCAGCGAACGGGCCGCGGTCCGTCCCCCACCGCAGCGGTGGGCGATGGACCGCGGCCCGTCGCCGTGTCCGGGGACGGAGCGGGGGCGCCGTCCCCGGCCGTGGCCGGCCGCGGGGCCGCGGCCGGCCACGGCGGCCTGCCGGAGCAGAATCGTTCGGACCGTGGGGACCGCCCGAGCGGCACGAGCCGCCGGGAGGCGGGACAGGCCACACGCGTCCCGACGGCCGGCACCGCCGGCGACACCGCCCTGGAGAGCGCGGCGGATCCCGCCACCATGGTCCTGGAGACCGTGGGGCGGTCGCGCCTCCCGTCGCCCCGCGCCCCGCGCCCCGGCGAGCCACGGGCGGCCGACCGAGCCGAGGCCGACGCCGCCCCCCTCGACACCGCTGCGGAGAACGGGAAGCCCGACGCGGCCGACCCCGGCGGCGCTCCGCCCGACACCGCGCAGCCGGACGCACTGCAGCAGGACACGGCGCGGCCGGACGCGGCGCCCGAGCCGGCCGAGGCGCCGCAGGCCCTCCCCGAAACGGCGGACGAGGTGCCGGCCACCTCCGCGGAACCGGCCCGGACGACACCCGCGGGGGAGGAGGGGCCGAAGCCCGGGGAGGCCGCGGCGCCGACCGCCGGAACCACGGAGGCCACCGCCGATGCCGAGGAGGCGCCCGCGCCCGCCCCCCGCGCGGGCGGGGCGGCGGGGGAGAGCTCCATCACGGCCACCATGGCCCTTCCGCGGCTCTCCGAGTCCTCCTCCGCCGACGCCGGCCGGCAGCAGCCGGAGGGCGAGGAAACCTCTCTGCTGACCCCCGCCGAGCGCTCCGCGCCCCCCGCCTCCCCGGGGACGGCCGGGGAGGCGCCGGTTGCCGAGGCCACCGTGGTGCTGAGCCGCGTGGCACCCACGGGCGTCGACACCACCGACCGCACCGGCACGGCCACCGAGGCGGACACCGCGGCCGAGAACGCGGCCGAGAACGCGGCCGAAACGGTGCTGCTCCGCGTGCTGAGCCCGTCCGCCGCCGGCAAACCCGCCCCCGCCCGCGCCGCGGCCGCCCCCGCCGGCCGCGACGGCCACGGTGACGCGTCCGAGGACGCGTCCGTCGGCGACGCCGCCGACGGGGACCCCGGCGAACCGGAGGACGACGAGACCGCGCTCGAACCTCTGCGCTGGTACCAGGGCTGGTCCCGCCCCCTGCTGATCGCCCTGTCCGCCGTGGTCGCGCTGATGCTCACCCAGGCGGTGGTGGCCCAACCCTTCCTCATTCCCTCCGGCTCGATGGAGAACACCCTCCTCGTCGGGGATCGGATTCTGGTCAACAAACTGGCGTACGCCTTCGGCCGGGAACCGCAGAGGGGGGATGTCATCGTCTTCGACGGCAGGGGCTCGTTCGTCCCGGAGACGTCCTCCGAGGAGGCCGGGGCGGTGGAACGACTGGTGGACGAGTTTCGTTCGTTCCTCGGCTACTCGACCGCCGACGAGACCGACTTCGTCAAGCGGATCGTGGGGCTGCCTGGTGATCGCGTCGTGTGCTGCGACAGCCAGGGGCGCATCACCGTCAACGGCACGCCACTGGAGGAGACGTCGACGCTCTTCCCCGGCGACGCGCCGTCGAACCAACCCTTCGACGTGATCGTGCCGGCCGGGAGGCTTTGGGTGATGGGGGACCATCGCAGCAGTTCCCGGGACTCCCGGGACCATCTGGGGGACCCGGGGGGCGGTTTCGTCCCGGTCGATGCGGTCATCGGCCGGGCCGAGTGGATCATCTATCCCGTCAGCCGCTGGACCAGCGTCCAACGGCCCGACACCTACAGCGAGCCCGGGCCTGCCGGGGAGGAGAACGTCGAGCATGGGTAGTCCGCACAACGCGTGGGAGAACCGCCGCACGGCGCAGGACACCGACCCGGCCGGGCGTGGAAACGGCCAGGAGCAGCGGGCGCCGTCCACCCCCCCGCCGCCACGCGAGTCGGTGACGGACACCCGGACGCTCCAGTTCGTGCTGCCGGACTTCGACGAGACACATCCGGAGGAGCCCGCTCCGGGCGGACGGGCCGCCGCCCGGCCGCCGGCCAACGACGCCCGCCCCGCCGGCGCCCCCGGCCCCCAGCCCCGTCAGGCCGTCGCCACCGCGCCGCCCCGCCCGGCGACGGGCGCCGTGCGCGCAGAGGCGGGCGGGCCACCGAACGGGGCGGCGGCACAGGGACCCGGCGCCGGCACCCAGGGCGCGGCGCCCGACGACACCATGATGCTCGGCACGATCGCCCCGCCCGCGACCTCGGCTGGGACCGGTTCCTCCGCGGGCGCTCCCGCGGAGGGGCGGCGCCGCGTCGGCCGGGCGGTGCTGCGCCGGACCGCCAGACGGGAGGGGCGCCGCTCGCTGCTGCGGGAGCTGCCCATCCTGCTGGGCGTGGCCGTGCTGATCTCCCTGGTGCTCAAGACCTTCCTGGTGCAGGCCTTCGTCATCCCCTCCGGGTCGATGGAGCAGACCATCGGCATCGGTGACCGGGTGCTGGTCGACAAGTTCAGCCCGTGGTTCGGCTCCGAGCCGGAGCGCGGCGAGGTCGTGGTCTTCCGGGATCCGGGCGGCTGGCTGGAGGACCCGCCGGAGGACACCTCGCCCGTGGTCATCAGGCAGCTGCGGCAGGCCCTGACCTTCATCGGGCTGATGCCCTCGGAACACGGCGAGGACCTGATCAAGCGGGTGATCGGCGTCGGTGGGGACACCGTGGCCTGCTGCGACAGCGAGGGACGGGTCACCGTCAACGGCCAGGCGCTCGACGAGACCTACCTCTACCCGGGCGACGAGCCGTCCAACATCGAGTTCCGGGTGACCGTGCCGCAGGGGCGCATCTTCGTGATGGGCGACCACCGCAGTGACTCCAGCGACTCCCGGTTCCACCTCCAGGACGAGGGCAACGGAACGGTGCCGGTGGACGACGTGGTCGGCCGCGCCATCGTCACCGTGTGGCCCTTCGACCGGTGGCAACGCCTGTCCGTGCCGGAGACGTTCGACGCCGTGCCCCCCACCGTCGCCTCCGGGCCGCCGTCCCCCGGCGGCACGTCGCCGGAACCTGTCTCCGCCGCCCCGGTTCCTGGAACGGCCCCGCTCGTTGTTCCATTGGCGGGGGCCGCGCTCGCGCTGCCGTTGCGACCGCGCTCCCGTGTGTCCCGTCGTCTTCGGCATCGACATGGGGCACAGTCGGGAAGACGTTGATCAGCAACGCTGTCGCCGTGCCCTGATGGCGTGAGGGCCGGCAGGGAAGGGAGAGGCATGGGCGACGTGGCGATCGGCGCTCGTTCCGGGTCGGGCGGCCCTCTGGAGCCGGACGGCACCGGAGGACAGGGCGGCTTCGCCGCTTCGTCCGGCGAGGGCGAGGGTGGCACCACCCCCGGCGGCCGGCCGGAGGCCCCGGGCGCGCGTGCGGCGGCCGGAGACGGAGCCTGGCCGGAGGCGGGGCAGGCCCCCGGAACCGCCGCCGGTGGTGCGGACGCGGTCTCCGGCGGAGCCGGCCCGCAGGGAGCCCACCCGGGAGACGCCGCCCCGGCCCCCGAGGGGGGCGCCGAGGCGACCTCCGACGGGGAGGCGGCGCCCAAGCGCAAGCAGCGGTCCTTCTGGGTGGAACTGCCCTTCCTGGTGGTGATCGCCCTCGCGCTCGCCCTGGTGATCAAGACGTTTCTGGTGCAGGCGTTCGTGATTCCCTCCGCCTCCATGGAGGACACCCTGCAGATCGAGGACCGGGTACTGGTCGACAAGCTCACGCCCTGGTTCGGCTCCGAGCCGGAGCGCGGCGAGGTCGTGGTGTTCCGGGATCCCGGGCAGTGGCTCGGCCCCGCGCCGGCCGCCTCCGACAACCCGGTGGTCAGGTTCTTCACCTTCATCGGACTCATGCCGGACGCCAACGAGCAGAACCTGATCAAGAGGGTCATCGGCGTCGGCGGCGACACCATCGAGTGCCAGGGCACCGGCCCGGTGATGGTCAACGGGGAACCCTTGGACGAGCCCTACCTCAAGCCGGGTGTCACCCCGTGCGGCGACCGATCCTTCGGCCCCGTGACGGTGCCGGAGGGCTCGATCTGGGTAATGGGGGACAACAGGTCCAACTCCGAGGACTCCCGCTACCACCAGAACGAGAACGGCGGCTTCGTGCCGGTCGACGACGTGGTCGGCCGCGCCCTGGTGATCGCGTGGCCGGTGGGCCACTGGGACTACCTGGAGGTGCCGGAGACGTACGCGCAGTTCGGATGACGGCTCCCCGGCCGCGGGTCCCGGGTCCGTCCCCGACGCGCCACAATGGGTGGACGTACGGTACGACAAGGGGACACGAATGAGCGCCGAGGATCTCGAAAAGTACGAGACCGAGATGGAGCTGAAGCTCTACCGGGAGTACCGCGACGTCGTCGGGCTGTTCAAGTACGTCATCGAGACCGAGCGGCGGTTCTACCTGACGAACGACTACGAGCTGAACGTCCACTCCGCCCAGGGAGAGGTCTTCTTCGAGGTCACCATGGCGGACGCCTGGGTGTGGGACATGTACCGGCCGGCCCGCTTCGTCCGGCAGGTGCGCGTGCTCACCTTCAAGGACGTGAACGTCGAGGAGCTGACCAAGTCCGACCTGGAGCTGCCCTCCTGATCCGGCCCGGCCTGCCCGGTCCGCCGCACCGCGGCGGACCGGGCAGGACACGCCACAGGGCGCCGTCCCTCCCGCTCGGTCGCGGGCGGGGGGACGGCGCCCTGTCGCGTGTACCGGGTCAGCCGATCACGGCCTGCGCGTCGATCTCCACCAGCATGGACTCGTGCGGCAGCTCGACGAACACGGTGGTGCGGCAGGGCAGGACCCCGCTGGGGCAGTTCGCCGTGACGAACTCGCCGTAGACCTCGTTCATGGCGGC is a genomic window containing:
- the lepB gene encoding signal peptidase I, translated to MGSPHNAWENRRTAQDTDPAGRGNGQEQRAPSTPPPPRESVTDTRTLQFVLPDFDETHPEEPAPGGRAAARPPANDARPAGAPGPQPRQAVATAPPRPATGAVRAEAGGPPNGAAAQGPGAGTQGAAPDDTMMLGTIAPPATSAGTGSSAGAPAEGRRRVGRAVLRRTARREGRRSLLRELPILLGVAVLISLVLKTFLVQAFVIPSGSMEQTIGIGDRVLVDKFSPWFGSEPERGEVVVFRDPGGWLEDPPEDTSPVVIRQLRQALTFIGLMPSEHGEDLIKRVIGVGGDTVACCDSEGRVTVNGQALDETYLYPGDEPSNIEFRVTVPQGRIFVMGDHRSDSSDSRFHLQDEGNGTVPVDDVVGRAIVTVWPFDRWQRLSVPETFDAVPPTVASGPPSPGGTSPEPVSAAPVPGTAPLVVPLAGAALALPLRPRSRVSRRLRHRHGAQSGRR
- the trmD gene encoding tRNA (guanosine(37)-N1)-methyltransferase TrmD, yielding MRIDVITIFPEYLEPLDVSLVGKAREKGILDVRLHQLRDWTHDVHHTVDDTPYGGGPGMVMKPEPWASALDTVAPPGATVPGTDGAPAEGPCLIVPTPSGRPFTQAVAVELAARPWLVFAPARYEGIDRRVIDDAATRMPVHELSIGDYVLAGGEVAVLVMVEAIARLLPGVLGNVESARDDSFAAGRMEKLLEGPVYTKPARWRDREVPEVLLSGHHGKIARWRRDEALRRTAAHRPDLVAAFRPEELDRRDREVLAELGWHERDGRFTPTSDGVEE
- the lepB gene encoding signal peptidase I; this translates as MLSPSAAGKPAPARAAAAPAGRDGHGDASEDASVGDAADGDPGEPEDDETALEPLRWYQGWSRPLLIALSAVVALMLTQAVVAQPFLIPSGSMENTLLVGDRILVNKLAYAFGREPQRGDVIVFDGRGSFVPETSSEEAGAVERLVDEFRSFLGYSTADETDFVKRIVGLPGDRVVCCDSQGRITVNGTPLEETSTLFPGDAPSNQPFDVIVPAGRLWVMGDHRSSSRDSRDHLGDPGGGFVPVDAVIGRAEWIIYPVSRWTSVQRPDTYSEPGPAGEENVEHG
- the lepB gene encoding signal peptidase I, producing MGDVAIGARSGSGGPLEPDGTGGQGGFAASSGEGEGGTTPGGRPEAPGARAAAGDGAWPEAGQAPGTAAGGADAVSGGAGPQGAHPGDAAPAPEGGAEATSDGEAAPKRKQRSFWVELPFLVVIALALALVIKTFLVQAFVIPSASMEDTLQIEDRVLVDKLTPWFGSEPERGEVVVFRDPGQWLGPAPAASDNPVVRFFTFIGLMPDANEQNLIKRVIGVGGDTIECQGTGPVMVNGEPLDEPYLKPGVTPCGDRSFGPVTVPEGSIWVMGDNRSNSEDSRYHQNENGGFVPVDDVVGRALVIAWPVGHWDYLEVPETYAQFG
- the rplS gene encoding 50S ribosomal protein L19, which encodes MNLLDVVDSASLRSDIPAFRPGDTLKVHVRVVEGNRSRVQIFQGVVIRRQGAGVRETFTVRKVSFGVGVERTFPVHTPIVEKIEVVTRGAVRRAKLYYLRDLRGKAAKIKEKRDESGRAAR
- a CDS encoding DUF2469 domain-containing protein, encoding MSAEDLEKYETEMELKLYREYRDVVGLFKYVIETERRFYLTNDYELNVHSAQGEVFFEVTMADAWVWDMYRPARFVRQVRVLTFKDVNVEELTKSDLELPS